The Candidatus Methylomirabilota bacterium DNA segment GTATCGGGGTGGACGTCCGCCACCTCGCTAATCGTGAGTTGCCCACTCAGACAGGCGGCGCTCACCGATAGCGTGAACCCGCCCACCTGGCGTGACGAGCACGGACGCCCCCGCGCCAAGCGCCCGTGTCCGCGCTGCGGCCGTGAGATTCCGGTGCTCTCCGGCCCGACCGAGCAGCTCGGGTTCCACGGCTGGCAGCCGTGGCAGCTCTGGAGCACCGTCAAGTCGTGCGCGCACCCGCGTCGAGGGCATCCCGGTGCCCGATGCTAACGGTCGCTGGCGGCTGATCGTGGTCGAGGGAGAGGCGAGTTGAACGAGTCGTATGAACCCTGAGCGAGAGGATACCGCGCGCTGGCTCGACGAAGGCCGTGAGCTCCTCGGCATGTTGCATGACGAGGTCGACCATCTGGCCCAGGAGACCGAGCGGCTCCGCGCCGAGCTCGGACGCCTGGATACGCTGCAGGCGGTCATCGCACGCGTCAACCAAGACAACGACCGGCTGCGGGCCGAGCGAGATGAGCTGCTGGTGGGCTTCCGTCGCGTGGCTGATCTGGTGGAACAACTACGGCTGAACCGCCCCGGGTTTCCCGGAGACCGGTTTAGTTGACTCGCGCCACCATGGCGTGAGTCGGGTGGTTCCGATAGTAATGGTCCTCGTACTCGACCGGGGGAACGTACCCGATCGGCTCCAGGAGTCGTTGCGTGTTGTACCAGGAGACCCAGTCGAGCGTGGCGAACTCGACGTCCTCGAGGCCTCGCCAAGGCCCCCTTCTCCGGATGACTTCCGTCTTGAACAATCCGATCACGGACTCGGCGAGCGCATTGATGCTCCTATAGATGTCAAGCGGCTGGCGGGGAGGCGTCCGCACCGGAGCGGTGCAGCAAGTGCCGGAACGCTTCACGTGCGACGTAGCGCTTGAGACACCGGATGATCTCAGCTTTCGTCTTCCCTTCCGCGAGGCGGCGTTTCGTATAGGCGACCGTGGCCGGGTGCCAGCGCATCCGGACGATCACGACCCGGTAGAGGGCGGCGTTCGCTTGCCGATGCCCGCCCCGGTTGAGCCGGTGTCGCGTGGTCTGTCCCGACGAGGCGGGGAGCGGAGCCACACCACAGAGCGCAGCAAAGGCGGCTTCCGAATGGACCCGGCGCGGATTGTCCCCGGCCACGATGAGCAGCTCGGCCGCAGTATCGGGTCCGACTCCGAAGGCGGCCCGGAGCTCCGGAGCCTGCTCCTGGGTGAGGCGGTCGAGCTCACCGTCATGGAGGTGCACCTCGCGATGGAGGTCCAGCCATCGGTGGGCGAGGGCCCGCAGCGCGTGTTTGGCGGCGGCCAGCGGAGTCGTGACCGCACCTGGCCGAAGCCCGGCACATCGATGCAGGAGCGCCGTGTCGGCGAGTCCCGCGAGTTCTTCCCGGAATTCCGCCGGGGCCGTCACGAGGAGGGTCTTGAGGGTGATCAGCGCTTGACTCCGCGCGCGGACGGCCGTGTCGCGCGCGACCTTGAGCACCCGAATCAGCTCGACGGTCCCGTCGCCGGCCTTCGGAACCGCGGTGGCGACCCCGGCGAGGACCGCCCGGGCGGCGGCCTCGGCATCCAGCGGATCGGTCTTGCCCTGGCGATGGCGGGCGGCCCGATCAGGCCGGTTGACCTCGAGCACACGGTAGTCCCGCTGGCGGAGAAACCGTGTGAGCCCCGCCCCGTACGAGCCAGTGCCCTCAACGCCGAAGGCGGTTGGCGTCCCATGCGCCCGGCCCCACTGCTCGAGCTGGGCGTAACCCGCCGTGGTAGCGGGGATGAGCAGCTGCCCAAGCCGGACGCCCAGGGCATCCAGCGCCACGGCGACATGCAGATCCTTATGGGTATCGACCCCGATGACGACTTGCCGGTTCGCCCCCTTATCCATCCGCTCGGCCTCCTTGTGCGATGGTGTGTGGCCCCTGGTCGGACGAGCGGACAAGA contains these protein-coding regions:
- a CDS encoding IS110 family transposase, producing MDKGANRQVVIGVDTHKDLHVAVALDALGVRLGQLLIPATTAGYAQLEQWGRAHGTPTAFGVEGTGSYGAGLTRFLRQRDYRVLEVNRPDRAARHRQGKTDPLDAEAAARAVLAGVATAVPKAGDGTVELIRVLKVARDTAVRARSQALITLKTLLVTAPAEFREELAGLADTALLHRCAGLRPGAVTTPLAAAKHALRALAHRWLDLHREVHLHDGELDRLTQEQAPELRAAFGVGPDTAAELLIVAGDNPRRVHSEAAFAALCGVAPLPASSGQTTRHRLNRGGHRQANAALYRVVIVRMRWHPATVAYTKRRLAEGKTKAEIIRCLKRYVAREAFRHLLHRSGADASPPAA